Below is a window of Rhodothermales bacterium DNA.
GAACCCGGTGAAGTTCGTGATCATCTCCGTCAGAATCCGGTGCAGCCCCTCGACCGAGACGAGGTTCACCGGGCGGATGACCTCGCCCGTCCGCGGCATCACCGCCTCGATGTCGAGCAGGCTGAACACCCACGAGAAGACGATCACGAGCCCGGCGAAGAGCGCGAACAGCGTCGCCGGGTGCGGGAGCGCGTTCCCGACGCGCTCGATGACGCCGAGGACGCGGGCGAAGCCTTTCTGTTCGGTGGTGGGAGTCTCCATCGGAAGCGGGGTACGTGAAAACGGCCGGGCGCCCCGAAGGTAGCGCCCGACCGCGAGATGTGGCGAGGACGTACTACCTAATTAGCGTGCCTGTATCCAATTCCCCATACTCTGAGGACCTCACGGACTGCCTCTGCCAAGCCTCCTCTCCCATCTACCCGCTGAATCATTCCCAGCACCCACGACAGCCTTTCCACATCACAGTCTTCGAGTAGAAGCGGAACGATACGCCCTTCGTATCTCTGCTCCTGAAGCGCATAGCTGACTTCTCGCTTCACCCACATAGAGTTGACAGAATCTGGAGAAAGCACCACGACGAGCCAGTCGCAACGCTGAAGAGCACTCCCGATCTCGTCCATCCATTGCTGTGCTCCTACCAGATTGGTAGTGCTATACCAAACTGGAATCCCATGCCGCCTAATCTCAATTGCCAGTTCAGAAGCGAACTTAGAGTTCTGGCTGGCATGCGAAAGGAATACCTCGTCAGGGGGCATAGCAACTGCACCAGTCAGGAATACGAGGGCGTAGCCTTCTTAATCTGGTCTGCCACAACATGAAAGGCTTCTTCGCGCTCAGGATATTCATCAAGTCTGATGCCTTGAAGACGCTTGAGAACCCACGGCCCTTCGCTCATCGCTTCCTGACCGTCGTAGATAGGATAAACGCGTCCTTTAAACCGCCTCTCGCTCGTAGCAAAGGAGAGGTCTTGTTCGATGGTATGGGAATGAATGCCGCGGTTTGTTAGCAGCAGCACCATAGCATCAGCGTCACGGAGGGCATCTCCGCGTTTAGCCGACCAATTATCACCTGGCAGAATCTCCCAAGCGTCTAGCCACACGCGAAGGCCCTGCTTCTTCAACGCCTGCGCAGCCTCCGTCGCGAGCGATCTATCGCTGTGCGCATAGCTGATAAATACCGTCATGGAGTCTACCCTCCCTTCTATCTGGATAGCATGTCCTCACCGAGGATACGGTCTAGCATAGCCCTTCTGCTATGCAGATGAAAGCACATACGCAGAGTTTGTTACTATAGTTCAGTCCTCCGGCGTCCAACTCCCGATGCGGTCCTCGATGTAGCGGCGGACGTTCGCGGCGGGGATCCGGTCCTGCTCCATCGAGTCGCGGTCGCGGATCGTCACGGTGTCGTCCTCCAGCGTGTCGCCGTCGACGGTGATGCAGAACGGGGTGCCGATCTCGTCCTGCCGCCGGTACCGCTTGCCGACGGAGCCTTTCTCGTCATAGAACACGTTGAACTGCTTGCGGAGGTCCTCCTCGATCCGGTGCGCGATGTCGGGCATCCCCTCCTTCTTGACGAGCGGGAAGACGGCGGCGGTGTAGGGCGCGATCTCCGGGTGGAACTTGAGCACGGCCCGCTGCTCGCCCCC
It encodes the following:
- a CDS encoding toll/interleukin-1 receptor domain-containing protein; the encoded protein is MPPDEVFLSHASQNSKFASELAIEIRRHGIPVWYSTTNLVGAQQWMDEIGSALQRCDWLVVVLSPDSVNSMWVKREVSYALQEQRYEGRIVPLLLEDCDVERLSWVLGMIQRVDGRGGLAEAVREVLRVWGIGYRHAN
- a CDS encoding toll/interleukin-1 receptor domain-containing protein, producing the protein MTVFISYAHSDRSLATEAAQALKKQGLRVWLDAWEILPGDNWSAKRGDALRDADAMVLLLTNRGIHSHTIEQDLSFATSERRFKGRVYPIYDGQEAMSEGPWVLKRLQGIRLDEYPEREEAFHVVADQIKKATPSYS